The genomic DNA CAAATGAGAGGAAGCATAGGAAGAGCACTCTCTCTGCCGAACCCCGTTAACTTTTCCAATGCCGCAAGACAATCTTTAATCCCTTTCTCCAGTTCCTCCTCTCCCGGCGGCGGTGGCGGTGCCGGTCGTGGCCGTGGACGCGGTTCTGCTTCCACGCAGTTTGACTTCATCGCCCCAGGTAAGCCCGGGCCCGACCAGTCCGAGTCGAATCCGGACCCGACTCCTCCTGGACATGGACACGGGCACGGCCGCGGCAGACCCATCCCTTCTTCCCCGACTCTGACCCCCAACTTCTCTCCCTTCATTTCGTCCATCAAACCCCCACCAGCTGGCCGCGGCCATTCAGTTCCACCGCCGCCAGACTCGGCGCCCAAGCAACCCATTTTCTTCAAGAAAGAAGACGGGCCTACACACGTTTCGGCCGCGGCTGAGAGCTTCCCTGATCGGAATCTACCTCCGAGCATAATCCCTGGACTGTCCGGCAGCGGTCGCGGAAAACCCCTGAAGCAACCGATCGCTGAGGCGCAAGTTGTTGAGGAGAACCGGCATGCCCGGGCCTCCCGAAAAACCCCAGCTCACGCCCCAGGTGAAAGAGGTGAAAGAGCGCAGAGGTTGACCCGTGAAGAAGCAGTGAAAAACGCGGTGGAGATTCTGTCGCGCGGTGGCGGCGGCGAGGGTGACGGCGAAGAGAGCATTGGTGGTGGCAGAGGAGGCAGAGGGTTCAGAGGGAGAGGTGGGCCCGGGCGGGGCCGAGGAAGAGGGATGTACAGAGGGAGGGGGAGAGGGAGGGGTAGGGAGTCGAGGGACGATGGGTATGGGGCGGGGCTGTATCTGGGTGACAATGCGGATGGGGAGAAGCTGGCGAAGACGCTCGGCGTTGAGACCATGAATCAATTGGTTGAAGGGTTTGAGGAAATGAGTGGGGCTGTACTGCCTTCGCCCTCGGAGGACGCGCTTTTGGACGCCATGGACGTCAATTATTCGGTGAGTAATCGTACTATTTGGGTTTTTGAGGAATTTCTGaatgtttgtttggttgccgagaaagtgTAGGGAAAATTGCTTAAATGTTAGTTGATTTGAGCTTTTCTTGATCGGCAAACAGGAGATGTTCCTGTAGGAATTTGTTTGGTATCAGTTCTAGTTttaataagttaattttttttttgggcggaGTTGGTTGTGATTATTGCTTTTGGACTACAGATTGAGTGTGAGCCGGAGTATTTGATGGGCGAGTTTGATCAGAACCCGGACATTGATGAGAAACCGCCAATTCCGCTGCGAGATGCACTTGAGAAGATGAAGCCGTTCTTGATGGCATATGAGGGGATTCAGAGTCAAGAGGAGTGGGAGGTAACGTTTAATGTCTTGTATTATTCTTTGATTGACGTGTTTCATGTTATTCAACACTGCTGCTTATTTAATAATGCCTTTACAGTTCGgtttcaattgaattttgatccttAAGGAAGATTTCATGGGATCTTTGAACTTATTCATCTACATTACAATCTATGTCTTGCTTTATGGGCCATCATAAACACTGATTCTTGGTAAATGTGCATGAGCATCTAGTTGACTTCTgtatattcttttgtttagtcAATAGGGCTTGTTTACTCTGCACAATGAACTCATTTGATGCGATAGGCCTTGTATCAGGAACGATATAAACTATATTGTTGCTGATTGGTTCCTTTGTGTTTGATGATACATTTGAGAACTTGACATTGGACCAGAAACTGCATATTACAGGAATATGTTTACAACTGGAAAGCAACAAAAGCATTTATAATGGAGCATGTATTGATCATTGGAATGAGATAGAACTGAAGATGACCATAACTTGAAAGCTAACAAGTATCTCTTCAATGTTGACATCATTTGGACCTTGCCAAAGTACACATGACCTTCCAAACCCGATCTAGCCTAGTAAAGCTGAAGTACATTTAATATGGATAGCAACACTcattttaaaatgaatggacatcaattgaaaagtaaaaattttaagCCACAAATGTCTTCATGATAAGATGGACCTTTTATGACTTTTAACAAACTGGTGTTGGTGATAAAATccattttaaaatgaatagaCATCGATTATGATAAATATCATGTAGTTATGTACATTTTAAGACCGTTAACAAGTAGTGTAGGTGACAGTTATATCCACCAATATCCAGTTATATTTGGTCTATATTCATAGTTGTGAAATTATGTTGCTTTGACAACCTAAAGTTTCCAACTTGAGCCTTCTCTGGTCATTCAGCTTTGGTCAACAAAAAAGACTCTTTAATTGCAAGGCCAATGGGTTGTAGCCCAAATGGCACTTCCACCTTCTTGTAAGTTAGGGTGGTCAGTGTGAGGTCATTAGTTCTAATCCTGCAAGGTGTCACTTAAATTAgtgtgggaattttttttttttcaaatgaagtttctttcttcttcttttcattatCATTCTTTTAACAGCTTAAGAGTACATGTCCTTAGCAGTCAATTGGCTCTCTATTTGAAAACATCTCTAATGTCTTATCTATTTATCGATTGAACTTATGAAATACTAAATCAGTATATCTGGGAATTCATATTCACTTCTTGTGGTTAAGCTTGCAGCATCAAACTTATGATTCTTTTTTACTAAAGTTAGACTTATAAATTAAGTCTTGGTCAAGTTCTTTTTGAAATTCTAGGTATCATGGGGTTCACTTGCTGTTTTGCATTATACCAATGTTTTTTCTCGCCTTCAATGATAGCATAGAATTTGTGTCATACTGTCATGTTTTGGTGATTTGTACATAATACGTAGTTGCTGATGGCAGTTTGGATTggttgacattttttttttttttgataagtaattgcatttcattaaaaagtgcaaGAACACAATTcaagtacataggaagtatacaagagaaacacctaataataagaagaaaaaagataaaaatgaaatcatgAAAGCTAGAAAAATGGAAGCAATCCAAGGCAGTCATTCGTGGTAAAGGGTATTGAAGGAAAAAGCTTTTAATCCACCACCATCCTCTCATGTCCTTCAAAACATggattatttctctctccaaatatACCACATTAGGCAGGATGGAACCATCCATACTGCTGCACTATGAGGACTACCAGACTGCCCTCTCTAATAGACGAAGAGGTTTACCACTCGTCTAGGCATGATCCTATCTAACCCAAAaagattgaaaataaaatttcatagaGCACTAGCAACCTTATAGGGGTGCAAGAGGTGATCAATGGATTCCctactcttcttgcacatgcaacaccaatcTACCATTATAATATACAACTTCTTCAGGTTATACATAGTGAAGATCTTCCCTAACGCGGCCAAGCAAGCATAGAATGTCACTCTCAATGGAACATTATAACGCAAAATATTTCTCCAAGGGAAAGGATTACTTTCATAGGGAATCAGGACATTATAGAATGATCCAACATTAAACAATCCTCTTTAGGAAGGGCCCAACAAAGCATATCTTCACCCTCTCGTCTCTATCTGAAGGAGTAcaacaaattaaacaacaaGGTAAAGAGATCCACATCCTAGTCATGTgtgaatttgataaaattgacATTCCATTGATGAAAGtgtggcgtcccacatcgcTTGGGTATGGGGATGGGggtgtgcttatatgtatattcACACCCTTCTTAACACAACGCATTTTCAAAAGTTGTGATGGCTATGTTCCTAttagaactccgcagttaaacGTGCTTATGTAAGAGTAGTatcaggatgggtgacctcctgagAAGTCTGGTTTTGGGGAGCTAAaaacggacaatattgtgtcattggggtggggtgttacaattggtatcagagtcattgTCCAGCCTGGTGATTGTGGCATCCCACATTGTTTGGGGACAaggatgtgcttatatgtatactcgcAACCTTCTTGACACAACACGTTTTAAAAAGCTGTGATGGCCATCAACTTATTAGAACTTTATTGTTAAGCGTgcttatgcgagagtagtacctGTATGGATGACCTCCTAAGAAGTCTGGTTTGAAAGAGTcaaaagcgaacaatattgtgTCGTTGGGATGAGGCATTACAAAAAGTCACTAGAAAATTTCAAATGGCAAACCACTAAAGCATCCTTAAAGCGAGCAATTTTGAATAATGCTGAAAACGTTGCCTTAAGGGTCTGATTCCCACATGGCATGCCAAAATTTAATCTTGAAGCTATCACCAAACCTCAAATCTAATGTGACTAGAAAATTCCTTTTAGCCCCTCTTGATAGTTTTCCATAGACCCATCCCATACGAATCATGAACATTATTAGAATACCATCCATCCCACAAGCTGCCACATTTCAAATCCACTATCACTTTCTAGGAAGCGTCTCTCTCATGCACTAGAAGTGTTTGGTCAAACATAAGTAAATTTCAGAACCCCATCCACCCGCACCCCCTAGAAATCGGAGAATGGACCTTAGATCAACTTACCAtgtgaaatttgaactcttcaccaaTATCACCTTACAAGAAGTCCCGCAATAACTTCTCTATGCGATTGCAACACCAACAAGGAGTGGAAAAAGTGATAGCCAAATGAAgctctatcttctcaataatgccATTCCAAATAGGTTTGACCTGAAATGAAGCTCCCAATGGAAGACCTATATACGTAATAGGCAAAGAGGAGACCCTGCAACTCAGAATACTAGCCAGACCATTAACATTGTTAACATTCCTACACCAATTCTGATTTAGCTAGATTAATCTTCAACCATGAGACAACTTTGAAGCATAAGAACAAGTAACAAAGGTGATTTGGGTTTGCCCTATCCACAATATTGTCTAATTTTAACCACATCTTTGCAAACTTGAACTACCTTCTACCTCCATGATAGCCTTAACAAGCTAGAAGAATGGGGAAATGATCCGAGCATAGTCTAGGTCGCCTCTTCTGGAACAAATCAAGAAATTGTTCTTCCCAATAAGGAGAAACGAGAAGTCTATCAATTCTAGACCAAGAGGGTGTATCCTTATTGTTCAACCATGTAAAAGAACCAACAATAGGGATCCTAGAATTGGAATCGATCATCGTGACCTTATCACCGATGAAGTATGAGCTTGGAGATTGAAAGAAAGACTGTGTTTGAGTGTCTGTTGGCGAGACCTTTGACAGAGCGCCGTCAACAAGAGAACTCACACCATTGTCCCCCGAAATCCCCTTTTGCTCTCCTCTCAATTGAACAACAGAAGCTACTGGACTCACCAACAAAGCATTCGAAAGTCGATCGGCTTGGACGAAGCGCACAAAGCCCACACCAACACCTGAACCCGACCCCAAAATGGATGAAACCCCAGCCCGTGATTTCACCCTCCACATAAGGGTGGGCTTAAATATGGGCTAGATCGGGTGTCTAACCTTGGAGACTAGCGGACCCTTAACCGAAACACCTGCACCTTTTGCTTGGCCCTTCAGGGAGGGATTCTAAATCTCCAAAAAATTCCTTCGTTGTTGGGCTAAGCTTTGGCCCCATAGCAACTACCCCCACTGGGGTGACATTATTACCCGACCTAGAATGACTGAGGCCCACATCCAAATGATCAAGCAATTGGTCCAACTCTCCTCTTAGGCGCTCGAACTAGGCTCGCAGGTCATGAAAGTCACAACTGTCTCCTCCGACATGACACCCCCTTAAGCCGCTCGCGTATTCTGCCACGCAGACTGTCTGGCAGCCTCCTTCAGTAGAGAACAGGAATGTTGAGACGtgcctagagagagagagagagagagagagagagattaaaaaTCAGCAGAAAATGGTAGAAGGGGGAGGGAGGGAACAAACAAAAGAGGAATTTTGAGACGTACCTTGGGAGTGAGAGAAATTAAGAATCAACAGAAAATGGTAGaagggggagggagggagggagggaacAAACAAAAGAGGAATTTTGAGGCGTACCTagggagagagaaattaagAATCAGCAGAAAATGGTAGTAATGTAGAAAAGATTACAATTATAGTGTATCAACCTCATACATCCATATAGTACTTAGACATGTAAAACAACATTTCTAACATTTGGTGGATGACGGCTTCAATGTACATTTATGTGTCTTGCAATTGTTAAAATAGGGTAGAGAGACATGCCAGTGAATCTTATATATCATGCCAACCCCTCTTTTTTGTCTCAAAATATTAGAGCTAGGTATTACTGATAAAGTAGAAGTGTAAGCTTTGGTTCTACATATGTATCTAATTTGTTTCTGTTTCCTATCATCAACTTCTTGTAGTTAGTTCTGTTTTAGATGTCTTGCTTTTAATACTGTCAACTTTTGACAAATATAGGTTAGATTTAGAAAAGAGTAGACTACGATAATTACTAGCTGGATCTTCTATAACACCCATGGGTTTTTGGCATTACTTATTAGGCAAGGTAAGGAGGCAGGTTAGTATTATCTGCagttaagattttttgttttacccATGAGTGTAATTACAGGGGGATCATGGATTTTTTCACTTGGTTAGGTAAAGAGGCTGGCTAGATAAAGAGGTGCATTGTAGAAAAGAGGTTAGATACTTAGAATGCATGAATTGAAGATGAAATACCCTAAATATCATATGGGAGCTGAATCCTTGAAATACCCTCCCTTCTCATTATCAAACATCGCGTGCAGTGTTTACCAAAGACCATTAATGTGATAAAGAGGTGCATTGTAGAGAAGAAGGAGCGTTGGTTAGGTTACTAGATTCTTCCATAATAGCCAATGGCAAAGGAATAGATACCTTGATGAAGTCTCTCTTTGTCTCCCCCTCCAATGCCCTTGGTTCATTTTTCTAGATTGTTTTTAATCATAATGGTTGAGCTGGGCCTGAGAAGAAATGTGacatgttaattaatttgaaaaacattATTTGATGAAATTGCTCTAGAGGTGAGAGATGATGTGCTAAATATGAGATGAAGCAACAAGAGATCAAAGCCACATCTTTTGCCAGCTCAATTTCTCGTGTGCATGCATGTCTTATAACCATATATTTTGCCAGCTCTCTGTTTCTCatgtatgcatgcatgtattATAACTTTGTTCTTTTCCTCCATGGTCTCTAAATGGTTACCTAATATGacatttttgataagtaaatgcaatttattaaaaagcgaAAAAAGGCTACCTAAGTACACcgtatacaagagaaatactTAGCTAGTAGAAGAAAAGAGATGAAGAAAAGTAAGAAAGCTAGAAATATTTTAAGTCAAAGGAAGCTGTCTAGTGATGGAGTCTTAAAGAGAAAATCTTTAGTTCTGCCATTGTCCATTCGTGGTTTTCAAAACTTAGataatttctttccctccaatgACACCACATAATGGAACCATCTTCCAGATAACAGCATTCTGAAACCTACGAAAATCCCTAAATACTTTAGTGTAGGGTCCATTGAAgacttaaagaataacttatgTATGAGAGTGAAAGTCATGATTAAAGCTGGCTGAATTCtatcttattttctttaataaattatgCTCAAATTCTTTACCTTTTTTATGCTTCTTGGTACAAAGCCAACTTTTTCCTTTCATGTGTTAACCGCCGTTAATTGGATGATGACACACTATAAGAAATGCAgcttataaatttttaaatgttgcACCACACATCCTAGCATTGGTCTTTGAATTTGTAGCCTATAGACATTTTAAGCACTTTAGGCTTACAGTTGCATACTTGCTTGCTTTGGGCATGTTGAAATGTTGTAATATTAAGGAGTAGAACCGCTGTTAAGTGGATGATGACACACTAAAAGAAATGCATCTTATAGATTTGTGAATGTTGCACCACACATCCTAGCATTGGTCTTTGCATTTGTAGCCTATAGACGTTTTAAGCACTTTAGGCTTACAGTTGCATACTTGCTTGGCTTTGGGCATGTTGAAATGTTGTAATATTAGTGAGTAGAAAGCGTTTCAATTAAGGATCTGAGttcaatatatatgatattaaagATGTGTTTGaatgataataaattttaaagatgTATGATACTACATGCTTGGGCCACATCACACCCACCAACACCATGACTGTGCCACTCTAAGTTGTGCCATATGCCAGCTCCCatacctaaaaacaaaaaaatcgccacctaaattgtaataaaaatgagaatagGTATGCATTAGGTTTGCTATCtgcttggttgctgagaaatgaaaaaatttactttGTTTTTCTCGGCAACCGACAGAGCAAGGGTTTTGGCTTTTCAGAGAAGACTAGAGCGGCTGCAGCGTCGAGACTTGGAGGTAGGTTACCATGGCTGTGCAGaagggggaagagagagagtgggTTAGAGGCTTAAGGTTGGCTGTCTTTTGGGGttgtttttgagaaaaaaaagggggggagggTCGAGAAGGGGCAAGCGGGGcgggtaaattttttttgagccATATTAATTTAGGAGGATTCTTTAGCACACACTGCTTTTGTTGTTCCTTTCtgtttgttttcatttaaactctatttacttatcaaataaATAGGGAAATTATAATGCCCATAGAGTTGTATTAGCAAATATGGATGCTGAAGTTATAATATCATTCTTATGTTATTGCttatatattgtttgttttatgggAATTATATGATGAGATTTGATCTTTTATTGCGATGGCAGAAATTATAGTACTCTTCTTGTGGGCTCTACAGTTCTTTCTGACCATTCTCATTTAACCAGGAAATCATGAAAGAGACAATGGAGAGAGTTCCATTGATGAAAGAGATTGTCGATCACTACAGTGGACCGGATAGGGTAACTGCGAAGCAACAGCAGGGAGAGTTAGACAGGGTTGCAAGAAGTGTTCCTGTCAGTGCACCAGATTCTGTAAAGCGGTTTGCTGACCGTGCAGTTCTTTCTCTTCAGGTTAGTATTTTCCCTTATCATCTTGAAATATCTTATTATTTCCACACCGTGCATGAATTACTCCTTTTAGAGTATCTGCTGGCTTATGTTGAACTAGCCATATATGTTCTCTGAATGTGTGTGTGCTTGTGTTGTATCTGCCTGCCTGATGCATGGGACTAAAAGTAGCACATATAGATGTCTGTATATTCAATTGTCTCACTGCCTTTTCAAGGGACTATGGTTGCAACAGTCTTTGGAGATATCTGAGACGCATTCTTGGGTCATAGTGTCTCCCTTTTTGTGGTATGGGACAACAAGCACCATTATTTGACACCTAGACTAGTTTTAGTTTCACTCACAAGAAGAATTTATTTCTCCCCCTTGCACCCTCCATCAAACTATTGGAAAATATCCAGATtcggacaaaaaaaaaaatgatagatgACTTAAAAAGGATGCAAGTGACCATTCTGTCTGACTTCCAAAAACATGCATAGATGATATGGTCAGCAAATGGTTGCAGACTTATGTCATCATACTGAGAAGTattaagatattaaaaaaaaatttccaaacccTATTGACATGGATGGATATAAAATTTCTGATTTATCTACCAAATCTTGGTACTTGCTTTTTTTCAAGAACATTCATGAAGCTAGTCTTTCTACCCTAGTGGTGGCGTGTGTAGGCGCATCCTGCTAGGGTCTCCCTCCATCTTGTTGATTTGGAGCTCGATAGGATCTGGGCTGTGGGATTTGTGGTGTGGTTTGGGCCTTTTTCTGTTGTTCATTTTGTGAAGTTGAAGCGTTGTTGGTGGGTTTGCGTTGATTCTTGAAGGAGCTCGTAGAAGGTGTAGGGTGTTTTTGGGCCATCCTCGCCTTCTAGAAGTTTCAATGCGGCGACTATGTGAGCGGCACGTGGAGGCTCATGTGGGTGCGAGGGTGTTGCGCAAGGGGGCTATCGAGCGGCAGTGTTCATGGAGACCAagtctttttccttttcagtgACGGAAGGTGAGGCAGTGGTCCAGTTGGACGAAAGAAGGAAGGATTTTGCCGGCGTTGTGTTCTTGGGTTTGCAGTGCTCTGTGTGGCTGGTTGCTGCGTTGGAAGTGGCGTTGCGGAACTCTTGGGTGTTGGATTTCGTTAAATCTTTTCGGGAGGGGCTGAAGGTGTTGATCATTCGTGGAGGTGGCAATAGGGCTGGTCATTTCTTGGAGTTGGCGGTGTATCCAGAGGGTAGCCGAAAAGGGCTCGTTTTATTACCAGAGGGGAGTGAAGGGCGGGGTTGGAGCCGATTTGCTGGGGAGTTGTGTAAGGTGATGGCTTTCTTGAAGCCACGACTGTTCCGTCATCTTTTGCTGCTTCTCCTCCAGCAGGGAAGAAGATTTGGTTGAAGGTTTGGCCTGAGACAGGTGTGCAATCGTATGGGGCGGTGCTGCATGCGGAGGCCAGACACCCTGTGTCCAAAGCATCATCAACTGTGCTTGTTGGTGATCTGCTAGGTATTAAGCAGTCTTTCGATGGGAATCTGATGggtaatttttttgaatttcaactgGAGTCCCGTGTCTGAGGGAACGGTGAGTGGGTCATTGCTGATGCAGTTTTTGGGGCAAATTTCCTGCCTGGTGAGGAGTGCTTTGATCTAGGTAATCAGCCTTTCCTTTTCGATGCTGAGCTTGAAGGGGTTGGCAGATGTTCAGgaaaggggaagaagaaaatgccTTATCAGGTTTGGAAGGATAGGTGTATGAAGCTGAAGACTAAGGTGGTGAGGGTTGTGCAGTGACGATATCCAGCACTACTCCTGGTGGTTCTTTTGATTTTGGTCTCAGGAGGTGGTTTCTCCAGCCTTCTTTGGCAGTGTTGGGGAAGGGAGGGATTTTCATCCTGACTGTGCTGGTTCTGTTGTCGACCCTGGTCGAAGTTGGGATGGATGGGGAGGAGGATAATTTCTGGGACGAGGAGGCGGAAGAAGATTATTATCCTCTAACCTTGGATGTTTTTCCCCTTGCTATGCCCTTGGATCAGATCTTGTGCGAGTCGTCCCCAAAGGCTGTCCAAAAGGGTGGTGTGGATGAAATCGTTGCTCTTTCGCTGTTTTCGTCGGgtttttggtcctttttctcAGGTTTTGGAGGGTTTGTCTGGTGATCCCCCTCCCCCGATTAGGTTAGGGTGGTTCCACCTTTGGCCTGTGCTTCTAATTCAAAAGGAAGGAGGGAATTGAAGAACTTGGAGAGTTCAGTCAATTATGAGGGTTCTAGTCGCGGTAAAGGCAAGAGGGTGTAGGTGTTTTTGGTGGGGTGTTGGGTTTGTTTTGTGGGTCTTGGGTTTTGTGTGTTTTGGgtctctattctttttttttttttttttcttggtgtcTTTGTGTATACTTTTGGTGTACTTAGGGGTACCTTATGCTTTTTTTATAAAGCTCTTtgattacctataaaaaaaaaaaaaagaaaaaaaaagatgtattTTATTTGCTAGTACTTGTGCTGGTCTAAGGATACCTTGCAGCTTGAGCAGGCCATCAGGGGCTTGTTCTAAAGAATATATGGGTTGGTGGTTATTTGGCCTCTGTTTAGAAGTGTTTTTACATTGTAAAATTACAGGCTAAAATCAGAAATAAATGCTATATATCTTAGTGTGTATACATTTTCCTGGctatgcttttttatttttggaatagAAGCCATGATCTTAGTGTCAATATTATATAGTTTCATACAGAACTTTGAGGCCAAAGTTCAAATAGAAGTTTGAACGAAGGTTGGTGTAGTAAGGAAGTTAAGGGGCCTTTTGGTGTTGGAGTGTAGAAACATATTAGTAGGGGGGGTGGGGAGTTTTCTCGAGATTTTTTAGCTTTGAAGTGGGAGATGGTTCTTAAATTAGATTCTAGCATGATGTTTGGTGTAGGGATCATCCACTGAAGGAATCCTTTATGAAGTTATTTAGTATTGTGCGATATAAGGAGGCGTGGGTTATGGATAATATGCATGTTTCTAATAGTGTTATTCAATGGAATGTATCTTTTTTACGAGCTGTACAGGATTGAGTGGTAGAGGTAGTGCTTGCATCTTTTGGGAGTGTATTCGGTGGATTCCTTCAAAGAGGAAGAAGTTTGAGGTGCGGTCGTTTTTTCACAAGTCATTTACTTTGGGGGGTTCGTCTTttccttggaggagtatttaGAAAGTTAAAAGTACCTTTGAGAgtgagttttttctttttttttttcgtgtggACAGCAACTCTTGGTAAgattttgactttgaata from Corylus avellana chromosome ca6, CavTom2PMs-1.0 includes the following:
- the LOC132184442 gene encoding uncharacterized protein LOC132184442, with protein sequence MRGSIGRALSLPNPVNFSNAARQSLIPFSSSSSPGGGGGAGRGRGRGSASTQFDFIAPGKPGPDQSESNPDPTPPGHGHGHGRGRPIPSSPTLTPNFSPFISSIKPPPAGRGHSVPPPPDSAPKQPIFFKKEDGPTHVSAAAESFPDRNLPPSIIPGLSGSGRGKPLKQPIAEAQVVEENRHARASRKTPAHAPGERGERAQRLTREEAVKNAVEILSRGGGGEGDGEESIGGGRGGRGFRGRGGPGRGRGRGMYRGRGRGRGRESRDDGYGAGLYLGDNADGEKLAKTLGVETMNQLVEGFEEMSGAVLPSPSEDALLDAMDVNYSIECEPEYLMGEFDQNPDIDEKPPIPLRDALEKMKPFLMAYEGIQSQEEWEEIMKETMERVPLMKEIVDHYSGPDRVTAKQQQGELDRVARSVPVSAPDSVKRFADRAVLSLQSNTGWGFDKKCQFMDKLVGEVSHLYK